A region from the Conexivisphaerales archaeon genome encodes:
- a CDS encoding V-type ATP synthase subunit D — translation MTNVRPTRMEYLRTVRRIAVARKGLKLLKLKRQALILEFFTLSRTIANLRTGLKKKLANGYESIHRAELFAGPLRLEYESMRIPKIKELRVRTKNVMGVKIPQIEQQEISVLGEEYLLELPASINQAIKSYRDIHRMVLDVAEKETSLRKLLLEIERIKRRSNAIENVLIPRLENTAKYIKFRFDEMERENFVKLKSVKSKISQRGS, via the coding sequence GTGACAAACGTCAGGCCGACAAGGATGGAGTATCTGAGGACAGTAAGAAGGATAGCAGTTGCCAGAAAGGGCCTGAAACTCTTGAAACTGAAGAGACAGGCCCTTATACTCGAATTCTTCACACTCAGCAGAACGATCGCAAACCTGAGGACAGGGTTGAAGAAGAAGCTTGCAAACGGATACGAGTCTATTCACAGAGCAGAGCTTTTTGCTGGACCGCTCAGGCTTGAGTATGAGTCGATGAGAATACCAAAGATAAAGGAGCTCAGGGTAAGAACCAAGAACGTTATGGGTGTCAAGATACCTCAGATAGAGCAGCAGGAGATATCGGTCCTGGGTGAGGAATATCTGCTCGAGCTTCCAGCTTCCATCAACCAGGCGATCAAGAGCTACAGGGATATACACAGAATGGTTCTGGATGTTGCAGAAAAGGAAACCTCCTTGAGAAAACTCCTCCTTGAGATCGAAAGGATAAAGAGAAGGTCGAATGCTATAGAGAATGTACTTATCCCCAGGCTCGAGAATACTGCCAAATACATAAAATTCAGATTCGACGAGATGGAAAGAGAAAACTTCGTTAAGCTTAAGAGCGTGAAGAGCAAGATATCTCAAAGGGGGAGCTAA
- a CDS encoding CDP-alcohol phosphatidyltransferase family protein — protein sequence MLTRIRQLIKPALDSLGRALSKISPNPNTWTALGLLISLASAYFFYESAYFPASLLLLASGFMDVADGAVAKSTGRVSKRGGFLDSNFDRVAEVAIYLALILSSHDSYFTFVSALALSFSLLVSYSRSRAEAAGINAEGVGYGERAERLLILAAGGIAGYLFYAIILVALLSFITYLQRLYVYSSRLEQSQSV from the coding sequence TTGCTCACAAGAATCAGACAACTCATCAAGCCGGCGTTGGATTCTCTTGGAAGGGCATTATCAAAGATATCACCTAATCCAAACACATGGACAGCCCTGGGGCTTCTGATATCTCTGGCATCAGCCTACTTTTTCTACGAATCAGCATACTTTCCTGCTTCCCTCTTGCTTCTTGCCTCAGGCTTCATGGATGTTGCGGACGGTGCTGTTGCAAAGTCAACAGGCAGGGTTTCGAAGAGAGGCGGGTTCCTTGATTCTAACTTCGACAGGGTTGCAGAAGTAGCAATATATCTTGCCTTAATTCTTTCAAGCCATGACAGCTACTTTACGTTTGTTTCAGCTTTGGCTCTCTCATTCTCCCTTCTCGTCAGCTATTCTAGGTCTAGGGCGGAGGCTGCAGGGATAAATGCTGAAGGTGTAGGATATGGTGAAAGAGCAGAAAGGCTTCTCATACTCGCAGCAGGAGGTATTGCGGGCTATCTCTTCTATGCCATCATACTGGTTGCATTGCTCTCCTTCATAACCTACCTGCAGAGGCTCTACGTCTACTCTTCAAGACTCGAGCAGTCTCAGAGTGTCTGA
- a CDS encoding V-type ATP synthase subunit I, with protein MRPAKMSRIAVVGSKDKRQLVLSILHDLGVMQVETLSADAANMVRNEIDTITYREVNEELLRIRALRAALPPRPIQQRMRFSSLSELLQVSNSINIDSEVSELQKKQEALLASREQLLDKKNLVQNLKFLNADLSVLSLSSATSFYGKIPRKRYETFEQMLKQLEGVLIYTQKEDEDYRLVLTVPHESLEKFGSIIQKLDIKLQRIPELNGKADEVTAEIDSEIKKIEEQLSSIKERLGLLSDKYYSTLSSVEEQLTIEAKKLEVISSIGFTQSTFVMEGWVATDTIPVLQEALDSYTDSKAFVFEIKTDEKPPTLMRNPKRLRLFESFIRFYSLPQPYELDPTPIFALIFPVFFGLMLGDVGYGAIILLISIWIIRHVRKGGRTIMPKFLLSFAKKILSPSQYAKVAAAMLPGAVLGIIFGFLFDGYFGFPLNKYFFPYLNSAFGLHLPESGAFLDPLSTLGLKSLLLISGYIGLFAVSLGLVIGALNSYWLKEFRHMLGKIGWLMVSWGIALTGLALLHHQVINPVQNPFVAIYLAVLLGGFGLVIAGEGAGSLIELPSMISHIISYTRLLGILLASVVLAGVIDQVFLGAVRGGVFLGIFGVVVLVVGQAFNLILALFEPGIQGARLLYVEFFSNFFHGHGKRFSPFGGERKYTLKEIELPAKKKEK; from the coding sequence ATGAGACCTGCAAAGATGAGCAGAATAGCTGTGGTTGGCAGCAAGGACAAGAGGCAGCTCGTCCTTTCGATTCTTCACGACCTTGGGGTTATGCAGGTCGAGACTCTTTCTGCTGATGCCGCAAACATGGTGAGGAACGAAATTGATACAATAACGTACAGGGAGGTGAACGAGGAGCTGCTCAGAATAAGAGCACTTAGAGCCGCTCTACCCCCTCGTCCTATACAGCAGAGGATGAGATTCTCTTCTCTATCAGAGCTGCTTCAGGTCTCAAACTCTATAAACATCGACAGCGAGGTTTCCGAGCTGCAGAAGAAGCAGGAAGCACTTCTTGCATCAAGGGAGCAGCTTCTCGATAAGAAGAATCTGGTACAGAATCTCAAGTTTCTGAACGCAGACCTGTCAGTGCTAAGTCTGAGCTCTGCAACATCCTTCTACGGAAAGATACCTAGGAAGAGGTACGAAACCTTCGAACAGATGCTTAAGCAGCTTGAAGGTGTGCTCATATATACACAGAAGGAAGACGAAGACTACAGGCTGGTTCTGACAGTCCCGCATGAAAGCCTTGAAAAGTTCGGCTCCATAATTCAGAAACTGGACATAAAGCTTCAGAGGATACCAGAGCTGAACGGTAAGGCTGATGAGGTGACTGCAGAGATAGATTCAGAGATAAAGAAGATTGAAGAGCAGCTTTCATCAATAAAGGAGAGGCTTGGTTTACTTTCAGATAAATACTATTCAACGCTTTCATCTGTCGAGGAGCAGCTTACTATAGAAGCGAAGAAGCTCGAAGTCATTTCGAGCATAGGCTTCACACAAAGCACTTTTGTCATGGAAGGCTGGGTAGCTACAGACACAATACCTGTACTTCAAGAGGCTCTGGATTCCTACACAGATTCCAAGGCATTTGTGTTTGAAATAAAGACTGATGAAAAGCCTCCGACACTCATGAGGAATCCGAAGAGGCTGAGGCTGTTTGAGTCGTTCATAAGGTTCTACTCACTCCCTCAGCCATATGAGCTCGACCCCACACCGATATTTGCGTTAATCTTCCCTGTATTCTTCGGTCTGATGCTGGGTGATGTGGGATACGGGGCGATTATTCTTCTCATCTCCATCTGGATAATAAGGCATGTAAGGAAAGGAGGCAGGACAATTATGCCGAAGTTCCTGCTTTCGTTTGCGAAGAAGATACTCAGTCCCTCTCAGTATGCAAAGGTTGCCGCAGCGATGCTTCCCGGAGCAGTACTCGGGATAATCTTCGGCTTCCTCTTTGACGGATACTTTGGTTTCCCTCTGAACAAATACTTCTTCCCCTATCTCAATTCAGCCTTTGGTCTTCACCTTCCAGAAAGCGGTGCCTTTCTTGACCCATTATCAACGCTGGGGCTGAAGTCACTCCTGCTGATAAGCGGTTACATAGGCCTGTTCGCTGTCTCTCTTGGTCTTGTGATAGGGGCTCTGAACAGCTACTGGCTAAAGGAATTCAGGCATATGCTGGGCAAAATAGGCTGGCTTATGGTCTCCTGGGGAATTGCACTTACAGGTCTTGCACTTCTGCACCATCAGGTTATCAACCCTGTTCAGAACCCGTTTGTTGCAATCTACCTTGCTGTACTGCTTGGTGGATTTGGACTGGTGATCGCAGGAGAGGGAGCTGGTTCTCTGATAGAGCTTCCTTCGATGATAAGTCACATCATATCATACACAAGGCTTCTGGGTATACTGCTTGCCTCAGTTGTCTTGGCAGGGGTGATAGACCAGGTCTTTCTTGGTGCTGTCAGGGGAGGTGTATTTCTGGGTATCTTCGGGGTTGTAGTGCTTGTTGTAGGCCAGGCTTTCAACCTTATACTAGCCCTCTTTGAGCCTGGGATACAGGGTGCGAGGCTTCTATATGTAGAATTCTTCTCGAACTTCTTCCACGGACATGGAAAGAGGTTCTCTCCGTTTGGAGGAGAAAGAAAGTACACGCTCAAAGAAATAGAGCTTCCAGCCAAGAAGAAAGAAAAATGA
- the thrS gene encoding threonine--tRNA ligase — MKVLQLHADHISFRPVAKEIASAEECEPREYSYDELAVLFTAIEESDDEAVVQQAASELKKSLTNIKAEKVLIYPYAHLSQNLAEPEKALMLITALQYALSDQGFKVERAPFGWNKSFEIRVKGHPMAEQAKSFPEMKEQVDRSLNMSRTRKVVAVRQLSEEEMLARAKKSDFSGLPDNDHRVLGERLDLFSFYELSPSMPFWHDKGVTLKNILIETVRKEIKKRGYIEISTAPLANVIQWKISGHWDYYRDNMFLTKLGDEDYSLKPMNCPSTLLWYRSKRWSYRDLPLRVACFDPLFRKELSGVATGLLRVKSLQQDDAHIICTEDQVEQELFGVIDLMHWLYGIFNLSYVAKVSTMPEEHIGSEEQWEKATASLIKALRSKGIEPTIKEKEGAFYGPKIDVDVKDSLGRYWQCATIQLDYQLPARFKATYTGADGAEHTPVMIHRAIYGSLERFIGVMLEHYSGRLPVWLSPIQARVIPVSLNEEGIAYCRQVYQKLNESGVRVDYDFDTTTLNFKIRKAQMEKIPYMLILGSKEIASGNISIRTREGEQRQNVSLTEFVEEIREKNANYR; from the coding sequence ATGAAGGTGCTTCAGCTGCATGCAGACCATATTTCATTCAGGCCTGTGGCAAAGGAGATAGCCTCAGCCGAAGAATGCGAACCCAGGGAATACAGTTATGATGAACTTGCTGTTCTCTTCACAGCTATAGAGGAGTCTGATGACGAGGCTGTAGTTCAGCAAGCTGCATCAGAGCTGAAGAAGTCGCTGACCAACATAAAAGCAGAGAAAGTGCTGATTTATCCCTATGCACACCTGAGCCAGAACCTTGCCGAACCAGAAAAGGCGCTGATGCTGATAACAGCTCTGCAGTATGCTCTGTCAGACCAGGGCTTCAAAGTCGAAAGAGCACCTTTTGGCTGGAACAAATCCTTCGAAATAAGGGTGAAGGGCCATCCGATGGCAGAGCAGGCGAAGAGCTTTCCTGAAATGAAGGAACAGGTAGACAGAAGCCTAAACATGAGCAGAACCAGAAAGGTTGTTGCAGTGAGGCAGCTGAGCGAAGAAGAAATGCTTGCAAGGGCGAAGAAGAGCGACTTTTCCGGTCTGCCGGATAATGACCACAGGGTTCTGGGGGAAAGGCTTGACCTCTTCAGCTTCTACGAACTATCCCCAAGCATGCCATTCTGGCACGACAAGGGAGTGACCCTGAAGAACATACTTATAGAGACGGTAAGGAAGGAGATAAAGAAGAGAGGCTACATAGAGATAAGCACAGCCCCTCTGGCAAACGTTATTCAGTGGAAGATAAGCGGCCACTGGGATTATTACAGAGATAACATGTTTCTTACGAAGCTGGGGGATGAAGATTACAGCCTGAAGCCGATGAATTGCCCATCTACACTTCTCTGGTACAGGTCGAAAAGGTGGAGCTACAGGGACCTCCCTCTGAGAGTAGCATGTTTCGACCCTCTTTTCAGAAAGGAGCTGAGCGGCGTTGCGACAGGTCTTCTTCGTGTAAAGAGTCTGCAGCAGGATGATGCACACATAATCTGCACGGAAGACCAGGTGGAGCAGGAGCTTTTCGGTGTAATAGACCTGATGCATTGGCTCTATGGCATATTCAACCTCAGCTACGTTGCCAAGGTCTCCACAATGCCTGAAGAACATATAGGGAGCGAGGAACAGTGGGAGAAGGCGACTGCTTCCCTGATCAAAGCGCTAAGGTCAAAGGGAATAGAGCCGACTATAAAAGAAAAAGAAGGTGCCTTCTACGGGCCAAAGATAGACGTTGATGTAAAGGATTCTTTAGGTAGGTACTGGCAATGTGCAACGATACAGCTGGACTACCAGCTCCCTGCCAGGTTCAAGGCGACCTACACAGGTGCCGATGGGGCTGAGCATACACCTGTGATGATACACAGGGCAATCTACGGTTCGCTCGAGAGGTTCATAGGTGTAATGCTTGAGCACTACTCTGGCAGGCTGCCTGTCTGGCTTTCGCCAATTCAGGCAAGGGTCATACCTGTAAGTCTGAACGAAGAAGGTATTGCATATTGCAGACAGGTCTATCAAAAGCTGAACGAATCAGGGGTCAGAGTTGATTATGATTTTGACACAACAACTCTGAACTTCAAAATAAGGAAGGCTCAGATGGAGAAGATACCCTACATGCTTATTCTGGGAAGCAAGGAGATAGCATCAGGTAACATCTCGATAAGAACCAGAGAAGGCGAGCAGAGACAGAACGTTTCACTGACTGAATTCGTGGAAGAGATAAGGGAGAAGAATGCAAACTACAGGTAG
- the speB gene encoding agmatinase, with protein sequence MSYLDLFLSSQPKVTNLQPGQRPVVSLFGVPYDVTTSYRPGCRFGPDSLREAFWKIEVYDPELDVDAEVLPIEDLGNLHPMPSPEQMVDAVSKVVQELLQSGRVPAIAGGEHSLTLGSFSQMPDDCTLLIFDAHFDLRDELYGWRLSHGTFLRRLSEKIGFDRFIHVGARAASSEEWQIAKKNGLKMLTSKQLNEGADIAKLFDDVKRLYISVDLDVMDPAYAPGVGTPEPGGISSERLLSMLRKLKGKDIAGFDIVELDPPFDHAGITSIAAASVFSTLSSLVSLSAQR encoded by the coding sequence ATGAGCTATCTTGACCTTTTTCTCTCTTCTCAACCAAAGGTGACAAACCTGCAGCCTGGACAGAGGCCAGTTGTAAGCCTGTTTGGGGTTCCCTACGACGTAACAACAAGCTACAGGCCAGGGTGCAGATTCGGTCCTGATTCACTAAGAGAGGCATTCTGGAAGATAGAGGTTTATGACCCGGAGCTTGACGTTGATGCCGAAGTGCTTCCGATCGAGGACCTGGGAAATCTTCACCCGATGCCTTCTCCCGAGCAGATGGTCGATGCAGTAAGTAAAGTCGTTCAGGAGCTGCTCCAGTCAGGCAGGGTCCCAGCGATAGCAGGAGGCGAGCACAGTCTGACTCTGGGTTCATTCAGTCAGATGCCCGATGACTGCACTCTTCTCATCTTCGATGCACACTTTGATTTGAGGGATGAGCTTTACGGCTGGAGGCTTAGCCATGGTACCTTCCTGAGGAGGCTGTCAGAAAAGATAGGTTTTGACAGGTTCATACATGTGGGGGCAAGGGCAGCATCAAGCGAAGAGTGGCAGATTGCAAAGAAAAATGGGCTAAAGATGCTGACTTCGAAGCAGCTGAACGAGGGGGCTGACATAGCAAAGCTGTTTGATGATGTCAAAAGACTGTACATCTCTGTCGACCTGGATGTCATGGACCCGGCATATGCACCAGGTGTGGGAACACCCGAGCCTGGAGGGATATCTTCAGAAAGACTGCTCAGCATGCTCAGAAAGCTGAAGGGGAAAGATATTGCAGGGTTTGACATAGTCGAGTTAGACCCACCTTTCGACCATGCAGGCATAACTTCCATAGCTGCTGCATCAGTCTTCTCAACCCTGTCTTCTCTGGTAAGCCTCTCAGCTCAAAGGTAG
- a CDS encoding V-type ATPase subunit, with protein sequence MLSQVELSDSQKRLIKDRYLRLSKLFLKSDFMVHLNSLSDSAEIEEALSTTWYRDDVEAASSLHRPPISIDVALNRHIVELNRIAINVVPEHGKKALLAYLSRWDIEDILLILAAKSLGRRLEETEPFIVSPRNLPVGIAGNVIPYSVMKMLLEQKDVESVIKELVRYRYGAILLQHLREFERTADLGIFEGALLNDYYARLQWELRFYKGDEGALREYFRAEITKRNLLTLLKSRDSQLSKEVVARHILSGGFLDADSYLAAYDTNDMSGIYSRLKPFMDVSRAVKRYQETRNMAEFEVEIDNLLIENYFWRFRMHDPLSVTGVFFFLIRGQFERENIRRITYGKEYGLPVGYINSILLRS encoded by the coding sequence ATGCTGAGCCAGGTAGAGCTGTCTGATAGCCAGAAAAGGCTGATAAAAGACAGGTATCTGAGACTCAGCAAGCTCTTTCTGAAGAGCGATTTTATGGTTCATCTTAATAGCCTGAGCGATTCAGCTGAAATTGAGGAAGCGCTTTCGACAACTTGGTACAGAGATGACGTTGAAGCTGCTTCATCGCTTCACAGGCCACCGATATCGATAGATGTTGCGCTGAACAGGCATATAGTCGAGCTGAACAGGATTGCCATCAACGTAGTACCTGAGCACGGAAAGAAGGCACTTCTTGCATATCTTTCTAGGTGGGATATTGAAGATATACTTCTCATCCTTGCAGCAAAGAGCTTGGGGAGGAGGCTTGAGGAGACAGAGCCATTCATAGTATCACCAAGAAACCTTCCTGTTGGAATAGCTGGCAATGTTATTCCGTACAGTGTGATGAAGATGCTTCTGGAGCAGAAGGATGTAGAATCAGTGATAAAGGAGCTCGTCAGATATAGATATGGAGCCATTCTTTTGCAACATCTCAGGGAATTCGAAAGAACTGCTGACCTTGGTATCTTTGAAGGTGCATTGCTGAACGACTATTATGCAAGGCTTCAGTGGGAATTGAGGTTCTACAAGGGAGATGAAGGCGCTCTCAGGGAATACTTCAGGGCTGAAATAACAAAGAGGAACCTTCTCACACTTCTCAAATCAAGAGATTCCCAGCTCAGCAAGGAAGTGGTTGCAAGGCACATACTCTCTGGAGGTTTTCTGGATGCAGATTCTTACCTGGCTGCATATGACACGAACGACATGTCTGGTATCTATTCAAGGCTCAAACCGTTCATGGATGTATCCAGGGCTGTGAAGAGATATCAGGAGACCAGGAACATGGCTGAATTTGAAGTAGAGATAGATAACCTGCTGATAGAAAATTACTTCTGGAGATTCAGAATGCACGACCCTCTCTCCGTTACTGGAGTCTTCTTCTTCCTGATAAGGGGTCAGTTTGAGAGGGAGAATATAAGGAGAATAACTTACGGGAAAGAATATGGTCTTCCTGTAGGGTACATAAATTCCATACTGCTCAGAAGCTAG